One window from the genome of Pararhizobium gei encodes:
- a CDS encoding DUF805 domain-containing protein, which yields MSFTQAVRSAFGNYATFSGRASRSAFWWFQLFCILTIPLPLFIDLTWFSGLPVFQAIFELPLVVPALALSVRRLHDIDRSGWWLLLVLIPILGWIPLFYFTIQPSQESSNRFGSSPIA from the coding sequence ATGTCATTCACGCAGGCAGTACGTAGCGCCTTTGGCAACTATGCAACTTTTTCCGGTCGCGCTTCCCGTTCCGCCTTCTGGTGGTTCCAGTTGTTCTGCATATTAACAATACCGCTGCCGCTGTTCATCGATTTGACTTGGTTTTCAGGGCTTCCAGTTTTTCAAGCCATATTCGAGTTGCCGCTGGTGGTGCCCGCACTTGCTCTCAGTGTGCGGCGCTTGCATGACATCGATCGCTCTGGCTGGTGGCTGCTATTGGTCTTGATCCCAATTTTGGGCTGGATCCCGTTGTTTTATTTCACTATCCAGCCCAGTCAGGAAAGCAGCAATCGCTTTGGCTCTTCGCCGATCGCGTAA
- a CDS encoding nucleoside triphosphate hydrolase, giving the protein MTLAAIADGILEKAAGSRRFITAIAGPPGAGKSTLADALHEEFARRDETSVVLPMDGFHMDNGILEQRGLLQRKGAPETFDVRGFLDIVTAVRRGDEEVLVPVFDRSREIAIASARPIAAYTRIILAEGNYLLLDEAPWSRLKPLFDLTIFVGPSYAVLEERLRQRWIHYGLDEAGIEWKLYGNDLPNGKRIIDGSRPADISIEIFDKA; this is encoded by the coding sequence ATGACGCTTGCCGCCATCGCAGACGGCATTCTGGAGAAGGCGGCGGGTTCCCGCCGCTTCATCACGGCCATCGCCGGTCCTCCCGGGGCCGGCAAGTCCACGCTTGCGGACGCCCTGCACGAAGAATTCGCCCGCCGCGACGAGACCTCGGTGGTCCTGCCCATGGACGGCTTCCACATGGACAACGGCATCCTTGAACAGCGCGGCCTGTTGCAGCGCAAGGGTGCGCCAGAAACCTTCGATGTCCGCGGTTTCCTCGATATCGTCACGGCCGTGCGCCGCGGTGACGAGGAGGTGCTGGTGCCCGTCTTCGACCGCTCCCGCGAAATCGCCATTGCCTCCGCGCGGCCGATCGCGGCGTATACCCGAATTATCCTGGCGGAAGGCAATTACCTGTTGCTTGACGAAGCCCCCTGGTCGCGGCTCAAACCCCTCTTCGACCTGACGATCTTCGTGGGCCCGTCCTATGCGGTGCTGGAGGAGCGTTTGCGCCAGCGCTGGATTCACTACGGCCTCGATGAAGCGGGCATTGAGTGGAAGCTCTATGGCAACGATCTGCCGAACGGAAAACGGATCATCGATGGCTCGCGGCCAGCCGATATCTCGATCGAGATTTTCGATAAGGCGTAA
- a CDS encoding RbsD/FucU family protein, with amino-acid sequence MLKGLNPLLGPELLATLRAMGHGDEIALVDGNYPGLEHGRRLVRLDGHHLIPVLDAILSVMPIDDFVPEAIFRATVKQDRDALDPVHQEIIECCGRHEPGRQVVPLLGVDFYPRVRAAHTVIQTSEPRLYGNVILRKGVVYP; translated from the coding sequence ATGCTTAAAGGTCTCAATCCCCTGCTCGGTCCGGAACTTCTCGCGACGTTGCGCGCCATGGGGCACGGCGACGAAATTGCCCTGGTCGATGGGAACTATCCCGGCCTGGAACACGGTCGCCGGCTGGTCCGCCTCGACGGACATCATCTGATCCCCGTCCTCGACGCGATCTTGAGCGTCATGCCGATTGACGACTTCGTCCCGGAGGCGATTTTCCGCGCCACAGTCAAGCAGGACCGGGACGCCCTTGATCCTGTGCATCAGGAGATCATTGAATGCTGCGGCCGGCATGAACCCGGCCGGCAGGTGGTGCCGCTTCTCGGCGTGGATTTCTATCCAAGGGTCCGGGCAGCGCACACCGTCATCCAGACAAGCGAACCGCGGCTCTATGGCAATGTCATCCTGCGCAAGGGCGTTGTCTATCCCTGA
- the pyrC gene encoding dihydroorotase has protein sequence MSPQPVTELTIRRPDDWHLHLRDGEMLKGVIGDTSRHFARAIIMPNLVPPVVTTAEATAYRERIMAALPAGDRFEPLMTLYLTEGTNPDDVEQGHASGLIKAVKLYPAGATTNSHGGVRNFENAMPVLERMAKIGLPLCVHGEVTTPEVDIFDREAVFIETVLDPLRKRLPELKVTMEHVTTKDGIDYIKASKANLAGSITTHHLIINRNAILVGGIKPHYYCLPVAKRELHRLALRAAATSGDSRFFLGTDSAPHVDPLKECACGCAGIYTSINTMNCLAHVFEQEAALDRLEAFASLNGPAWYGLPVNEETITLRKAAEPVTFPDKIETGAGPVTVFDPMFPLHWGVF, from the coding sequence ATGAGCCCACAGCCGGTCACCGAATTGACGATCCGCCGCCCTGATGACTGGCACCTGCATCTGCGCGATGGCGAGATGCTGAAAGGTGTGATCGGCGATACCAGCCGCCATTTCGCCCGCGCCATCATCATGCCCAATCTCGTTCCGCCGGTGGTGACGACAGCCGAAGCGACGGCCTATCGCGAGCGCATCATGGCTGCCCTTCCGGCCGGTGATCGTTTCGAGCCGCTGATGACGCTCTATCTCACCGAGGGCACCAACCCCGACGATGTCGAGCAAGGCCATGCCAGCGGGTTGATCAAGGCCGTCAAGCTCTATCCGGCCGGCGCCACGACCAATTCCCACGGCGGCGTGCGTAATTTCGAAAATGCCATGCCGGTGCTGGAGCGCATGGCGAAGATTGGCCTGCCGCTCTGCGTGCATGGCGAGGTGACGACGCCGGAGGTCGATATTTTCGACCGCGAGGCGGTGTTCATCGAGACCGTTCTTGACCCGCTGCGCAAGCGCCTGCCGGAGCTCAAGGTGACAATGGAGCATGTCACCACTAAGGACGGCATCGACTATATCAAGGCGTCGAAAGCCAATCTCGCCGGGTCGATCACCACCCATCATCTGATCATCAACCGCAACGCAATCCTCGTTGGTGGCATCAAGCCGCATTATTACTGCCTGCCGGTCGCCAAGCGCGAGCTGCACCGTCTTGCACTGCGTGCCGCCGCCACCTCCGGCGACAGCAGGTTCTTCCTCGGCACAGATTCAGCCCCGCATGTCGATCCGCTCAAGGAATGCGCCTGCGGTTGCGCCGGCATCTATACCTCGATCAACACGATGAACTGCCTTGCCCATGTGTTCGAGCAGGAGGCCGCGCTCGACAGGCTCGAAGCCTTCGCATCGCTCAACGGCCCGGCCTGGTACGGCCTGCCGGTCAACGAGGAAACGATCACATTGCGCAAGGCAGCCGAGCCCGTGACCTTCCCCGACAAGATCGAGACCGGCGCCGGTCCCGTCACCGTCTTCGACCCGATGTTCCCGCTGCACTGGGGTGTTTTCTGA
- a CDS encoding DUF3096 domain-containing protein: MPTFFAIQPLVALLAGILILVMPRLLNYVIAIYLIFIGVTGLWPQLLSGATP, encoded by the coding sequence ATGCCGACTTTTTTCGCTATACAGCCGCTGGTCGCCCTGCTTGCCGGAATTCTGATCCTGGTCATGCCGCGACTGCTCAATTACGTCATCGCCATCTATCTGATCTTTATCGGCGTGACCGGCCTTTGGCCGCAGCTTCTGAGCGGCGCGACGCCTTAG
- a CDS encoding CHASE2 domain-containing protein has product MKGFRLSRIRPVFAGALASVLSALLLFVYAGGALETQRELFFDSLTQLVAAPQSSEIVVVDVDRASVQQTAGKNWDRAAMADLLTRLATAGAKAVAVDFIFSTACDASDPGNAALTKAISGVPAVLGFLIADGGAEHPAPVPPLAVRRPVAIPDLWFIDGAEASCAFLQQASRSAAAAFLVGDEDARIRRVQVFSIIGNDAYPALGIEAARMAMGARTPVLGGEPAWLRLENQLIELDEDGSMRFAASPDTIIAARTVTAGEVMSGTVLPERFRDKTVLIGSSLPNLGGLRSTASMPLEPSVQIHADIANAVLTGFIPNRDTRLPLYEAALALLGGLLVALIATRLRPVTAALLGLLAISATVAAAAAIYATSALLLDAVSISIAIVFVLSVTSVLQFARVRRAESAARSKFSQYLPQSVVARYIDNPDDERVAGEERPVTALFTDIEGFSTLSQKLTPRELVTLLDTYYAEVNGLVATHGGMVDKVVGDAVHAFFNAPEDLDDHVNKAIGCAEEIRALTEEMRRRAGFIEHQFGRTRIGIETGIAVLGEVGAGGKLDYTAHGDAINLAARLQEANKFLGTAICIGPEAAVQSGRPLRSLGMHEIRGFGEMELFTTEP; this is encoded by the coding sequence TTGAAGGGCTTTCGCCTGTCCCGGATCAGGCCGGTCTTTGCCGGGGCATTGGCAAGCGTCCTCAGCGCCTTGCTTCTGTTTGTCTATGCAGGAGGGGCGCTGGAAACACAGCGCGAACTTTTCTTCGATTCGCTGACACAACTGGTGGCAGCGCCGCAATCCTCCGAGATCGTCGTGGTCGATGTCGACCGGGCGTCCGTGCAGCAGACGGCGGGCAAAAACTGGGATCGAGCCGCGATGGCCGATCTTCTGACCCGGCTCGCAACTGCGGGCGCCAAAGCTGTCGCCGTGGACTTCATTTTCAGCACGGCCTGCGACGCCTCCGATCCTGGCAATGCCGCGCTGACGAAAGCGATTTCCGGCGTTCCTGCGGTGCTCGGCTTTTTGATTGCCGACGGCGGCGCAGAACATCCGGCACCCGTGCCACCTCTCGCCGTGCGCCGCCCTGTTGCGATCCCTGACTTATGGTTCATAGACGGTGCCGAAGCTTCCTGTGCATTCCTGCAGCAGGCCTCGCGATCCGCCGCTGCAGCCTTTCTGGTCGGTGACGAAGACGCCAGAATCCGGCGGGTCCAGGTTTTTTCGATCATCGGCAACGACGCCTATCCAGCGCTCGGCATCGAAGCTGCGCGCATGGCGATGGGTGCACGCACGCCCGTGCTCGGCGGAGAACCGGCTTGGCTCCGACTGGAAAACCAGTTGATCGAGCTCGACGAGGACGGCAGCATGCGTTTTGCCGCAAGCCCGGACACCATCATCGCCGCCCGTACGGTGACGGCGGGCGAAGTCATGTCGGGAACCGTTCTCCCCGAGCGCTTCCGGGACAAGACCGTGCTGATCGGCAGCAGCCTGCCCAATCTTGGCGGGTTGCGTTCGACAGCTTCGATGCCGCTCGAACCTTCAGTGCAGATCCACGCCGACATTGCCAACGCCGTCCTGACCGGTTTCATTCCCAACCGGGATACGCGATTGCCGCTTTATGAAGCGGCGCTCGCCTTGCTCGGGGGGCTTCTGGTGGCGTTGATCGCCACGCGTCTGCGTCCGGTCACGGCGGCCCTGCTCGGGCTTCTGGCGATTTCCGCGACAGTGGCGGCGGCGGCGGCAATCTACGCAACCTCGGCTTTGCTGCTCGATGCGGTCAGCATCAGCATTGCCATCGTCTTCGTGCTGAGCGTGACCAGCGTTCTGCAGTTCGCCCGGGTCCGGCGAGCAGAATCGGCGGCGCGCAGCAAATTCTCGCAATATCTGCCGCAATCTGTGGTCGCCCGCTATATCGACAACCCGGACGACGAACGGGTGGCCGGCGAGGAACGGCCGGTGACGGCGCTGTTCACGGATATCGAGGGTTTTTCGACCCTTTCGCAGAAGCTGACGCCGCGCGAACTCGTGACACTGCTCGACACTTACTATGCCGAGGTCAACGGCCTTGTCGCCACCCATGGGGGCATGGTGGACAAGGTGGTGGGAGACGCCGTGCATGCCTTCTTTAATGCGCCGGAGGATCTGGACGACCATGTCAACAAGGCGATCGGCTGTGCCGAGGAAATCCGCGCCCTGACGGAAGAAATGCGGCGGCGGGCGGGCTTCATCGAGCACCAGTTCGGCCGCACCCGCATCGGCATCGAAACCGGCATTGCCGTGCTCGGCGAGGTCGGTGCCGGCGGCAAGCTCGACTACACCGCCCACGGAGACGCGATCAATCTTGCCGCGCGGCTTCAGGAGGCCAACAAATTTCTCGGCACCGCCATCTGCATCGGCCCCGAAGCCGCTGTCCAAAGCGGCCGCCCCCTGCGGTCACTCGGCATGCACGAAATCCGCGGCTTCGGCGAAATGGAACTGTTCACCACCGAACCATAA
- a CDS encoding Crp/Fnr family transcriptional regulator: MGEINKSPAFWRSFPIFEDFDKETLAAVAGLATYRKWTAGTVIFQRGDEGNYMIAVLSGRIKLSLITPQGRELLLRHIEAGALFGEMAILDDQPRSADATAITAIEGYVIGKKAFLDFITHTPNAAESIIRYLCSQLRDTTDRLETIALYDLNARVARFFLATLRQIHGNELPDSANLRLTLSQSDIAGILGASRPKVNRAIQALDECGAIRRADGVITCHIGRLQKIAEPEEE, from the coding sequence ATGGGTGAAATCAACAAAAGTCCTGCCTTCTGGCGTTCTTTTCCCATTTTCGAAGATTTCGACAAGGAAACGCTGGCCGCGGTGGCCGGGCTTGCAACCTACAGGAAATGGACGGCCGGCACGGTCATCTTTCAGCGAGGCGACGAAGGCAACTATATGATCGCCGTGCTGTCGGGGCGCATCAAGCTGTCGCTGATCACGCCACAGGGCCGCGAATTGCTTTTGCGCCATATCGAAGCCGGCGCTCTGTTCGGTGAAATGGCCATCCTCGACGACCAGCCGCGCTCCGCCGACGCGACGGCAATTACCGCGATAGAGGGCTATGTCATCGGCAAGAAGGCCTTTCTCGATTTCATAACCCATACGCCGAATGCTGCCGAATCGATTATCCGCTATCTCTGCTCGCAACTGCGCGACACGACCGACCGGTTGGAAACCATCGCGCTCTACGACTTGAACGCCCGCGTCGCACGCTTCTTTCTGGCGACGCTCAGGCAGATCCATGGTAACGAACTGCCCGACAGCGCCAATCTTCGGCTGACGCTCAGCCAGTCGGACATTGCCGGCATTCTTGGCGCCAGCCGCCCGAAGGTCAACCGGGCAATCCAGGCTCTTGACGAATGTGGAGCGATCCGGCGCGCCGACGGCGTCATCACCTGCCATATCGGCCGGCTGCAGAAAATTGCGGAACCTGAAGAGGAGTAG
- a CDS encoding DoxX family protein, producing MQQNAVLLVARILLSIIFIVAGYGKLTGLGGTAGYFGSMGLPLPMITAILVTAVEVLGGIAILVGFFTRPAAYILALFCVATAFIGHGDFSVAGNDIHFMKNLAMAGGFLFVATFGAGALSVDAKRA from the coding sequence ATGCAGCAGAACGCAGTCCTCCTCGTCGCACGTATTCTCCTATCGATCATTTTCATCGTTGCCGGCTACGGCAAGCTCACCGGACTTGGCGGCACCGCCGGTTATTTCGGCAGCATGGGGCTGCCGCTGCCGATGATCACGGCGATCCTCGTCACCGCTGTTGAAGTGCTCGGCGGCATCGCCATCCTGGTCGGTTTTTTTACCCGTCCCGCCGCCTACATTCTGGCGCTGTTCTGCGTCGCCACGGCATTCATCGGGCATGGTGATTTCTCGGTTGCCGGAAACGACATCCATTTCATGAAGAACCTCGCCATGGCGGGCGGCTTCCTCTTCGTCGCCACCTTCGGCGCCGGTGCTCTCTCGGTCGATGCCAAGCGCGCCTGA
- a CDS encoding sugar ABC transporter substrate-binding protein, producing the protein MKKTIVSAALGALALGVVFSTPAQAADISACLITKTDTNPFFVKMKEGAEAKAKELGIELKAYAGKVDGDHDSQVAAVESCIADGAKGILIAASDTKAIVDQVKKAQDAGLLVIALDTPLDPPGSADATFATDNLQAGKLIGAWAAATLGDKAKDAKIGFLDLVPSQPTVDVLRDQGFMIGFGIDPKDPNKIGDEDDPRIVGHDVTNGNEEGGRTAMENLLQKDPDINVIHTINEPAAVGAYEALKAVGKEKDVLIVSVDGGCPGVKSVAEGVIGATSQQYPLLMASLGIEAIAQFAKDGTKPKPTEGKDFFDTGVALITDKPAAGVESIDVKTGTDKCWG; encoded by the coding sequence ATGAAGAAGACTATTGTTTCCGCCGCTCTCGGCGCGCTGGCGCTTGGCGTCGTATTTTCCACACCTGCTCAGGCCGCCGATATTTCGGCTTGCCTGATCACCAAGACCGATACCAACCCCTTTTTCGTCAAGATGAAGGAAGGCGCTGAAGCCAAGGCAAAGGAACTCGGCATTGAGCTGAAGGCTTATGCCGGCAAGGTCGATGGCGACCATGATAGCCAGGTTGCAGCGGTCGAGTCCTGCATTGCCGATGGTGCCAAGGGTATTCTGATCGCCGCATCCGACACCAAGGCTATCGTTGACCAGGTCAAGAAGGCACAGGATGCCGGTTTGCTGGTCATAGCGCTTGATACCCCGCTCGATCCGCCCGGCTCTGCCGACGCGACGTTTGCAACGGATAATCTTCAGGCCGGCAAGCTGATCGGCGCCTGGGCCGCTGCGACGCTCGGCGACAAGGCCAAGGATGCCAAGATCGGCTTCCTCGATCTCGTGCCTTCGCAGCCGACCGTCGACGTCCTGCGCGATCAGGGCTTCATGATCGGCTTCGGCATCGACCCGAAGGACCCGAACAAGATCGGCGATGAAGACGATCCGCGCATCGTCGGTCACGACGTGACCAACGGCAATGAAGAAGGTGGCCGCACGGCCATGGAGAACCTTCTCCAGAAGGATCCGGATATCAATGTCATTCACACGATCAACGAACCGGCTGCTGTCGGCGCCTATGAAGCGCTGAAGGCTGTCGGCAAGGAAAAAGACGTCCTGATCGTATCGGTTGACGGCGGTTGCCCGGGTGTCAAGTCGGTCGCAGAAGGCGTCATCGGCGCCACGTCACAACAGTATCCCTTGCTGATGGCATCGCTCGGCATCGAAGCGATCGCCCAGTTCGCCAAGGACGGTACAAAGCCGAAGCCGACCGAAGGCAAGGACTTCTTCGATACGGGTGTTGCTCTCATCACCGACAAGCCGGCTGCCGGCGTCGAATCGATCGACGTCAAGACCGGCACGGACAAGTGCTGGGGTTGA
- a CDS encoding ROK family transcriptional regulator has product MVQDAETANVAAGLDIVDPGGGANLPRVRAYNERLVMSLVRRHGSLSKADIARRSGLSAQTVSVIMRSLEKDELLIRGEPVRGRVGQPSIPMRLNPDAVYSYGVKIGRRSCDLVLMDFVGTIRLQLHRTHAYPMPQDILAFIIEGIEQIETLLTQDQQKRVAGVGIATPFQLWSWAGETGAPKAEMETWRDFDLREAVASRTQHPVFLRNDATSACGAELIFGVGASYPDFVYFYIGSFIGGGVVLNSTLFSGRTGTAGAVGPLQVSDKNGKPQQLLKIASIFVLENLLRERGIDPQPLWYSADEWIDFGAPLESWIQLTAAALAQAIVSAASIIDFGAAVIDGGFPNWVRARIVAAIRKAAGELDLEGVVMPEIIEGAVGAQARAIGGASLPLFSRYLIDTNVLFKEAS; this is encoded by the coding sequence ATGGTACAAGATGCCGAGACCGCCAATGTCGCGGCCGGCCTGGATATCGTCGATCCCGGCGGCGGCGCAAACCTTCCCCGGGTCAGGGCTTACAACGAGCGGCTGGTCATGTCGCTCGTTCGACGGCATGGCAGCCTTTCAAAGGCGGATATCGCGCGACGCTCGGGACTTTCAGCCCAGACTGTTTCGGTCATCATGCGTTCGCTGGAGAAGGACGAGCTGCTGATCCGGGGGGAGCCGGTGCGCGGGAGGGTCGGTCAGCCCTCGATACCGATGCGTCTCAATCCGGATGCGGTCTATTCCTACGGCGTCAAGATCGGCCGACGCAGCTGCGATCTCGTGCTGATGGATTTCGTCGGTACGATCCGCCTCCAGCTGCACCGGACCCATGCCTATCCGATGCCGCAGGATATCCTGGCGTTTATCATCGAAGGCATTGAACAGATCGAGACGCTTTTGACGCAAGACCAGCAGAAGCGGGTTGCTGGCGTTGGTATTGCGACCCCGTTCCAGCTCTGGAGCTGGGCGGGAGAGACAGGCGCGCCGAAGGCCGAGATGGAGACATGGCGGGATTTCGACCTGCGCGAGGCGGTTGCCTCCCGGACCCAGCATCCGGTGTTTCTTCGAAACGATGCCACCAGCGCCTGCGGTGCAGAGCTGATCTTCGGCGTCGGTGCGTCCTATCCCGATTTTGTCTATTTCTATATCGGCTCCTTTATCGGTGGTGGCGTCGTTCTCAACTCCACGCTGTTTTCCGGACGCACGGGCACCGCGGGCGCTGTCGGACCGCTGCAGGTCTCCGACAAGAACGGCAAACCGCAACAATTGCTGAAGATCGCCTCGATTTTCGTGCTCGAAAACCTGTTGCGAGAACGGGGCATCGATCCTCAGCCGCTCTGGTATTCGGCCGACGAGTGGATCGATTTCGGCGCGCCGCTGGAAAGTTGGATACAGCTGACGGCAGCAGCCCTTGCCCAGGCGATTGTTTCGGCAGCCTCGATCATCGATTTTGGCGCTGCGGTTATCGACGGCGGCTTCCCAAACTGGGTGCGCGCGCGCATCGTCGCCGCCATTCGCAAGGCGGCGGGCGAACTCGATCTCGAAGGCGTCGTCATGCCGGAGATCATCGAAGGGGCGGTCGGGGCACAGGCCCGCGCTATCGGCGGCGCCTCGCTGCCGCTTTTTTCCCGCTATCTCATCGACACCAATGTCCTCTTCAAGGAAGCCTCGTGA
- a CDS encoding ATP-binding cassette domain-containing protein, with translation MEPLLTAPLLTARGIVKRYGRVTALDQSDFDLYPGEILAVIGDNGAGKSSLIKAISGAIHPDEGEIRLEGKVVSFRSPLQAREAGIETVYQNLALSPALSIADNMFLGREIRKPGPMGSIFRMLDRPKMAKIARDKLSELGLMTIQNINQAVETLSGGQRQGVAVARAAAFGSKVIILDEPTAALGVKESRKVLELILDVRKRGLPIVLISHNMPHVFEVADRIHIHRLGKRLCVINPKDYTMSDAVAFMTGAKVPPEAAAA, from the coding sequence ATGGAACCTCTTCTCACCGCACCCCTCTTGACTGCAAGGGGCATCGTCAAGCGCTACGGCCGCGTCACCGCGCTCGACCAGTCCGATTTCGATCTCTATCCAGGCGAGATCCTTGCCGTGATCGGCGATAACGGTGCCGGAAAATCGTCGCTGATCAAGGCCATCTCCGGTGCTATCCATCCGGACGAGGGTGAAATCCGGCTCGAGGGCAAGGTCGTCAGCTTCCGCTCGCCGCTCCAGGCGCGCGAGGCCGGCATCGAGACCGTCTACCAGAATCTCGCACTGTCGCCGGCGCTGTCGATCGCCGACAACATGTTCCTCGGTCGCGAAATCCGAAAACCCGGCCCGATGGGCTCGATCTTCCGGATGCTCGACCGGCCGAAAATGGCCAAGATCGCCCGCGACAAGCTGTCGGAACTCGGGTTGATGACGATCCAGAACATCAACCAGGCGGTCGAAACGCTCTCCGGCGGCCAGCGTCAGGGCGTCGCGGTTGCCCGGGCCGCTGCCTTCGGGTCCAAGGTCATCATCCTCGATGAACCAACCGCAGCACTTGGCGTCAAGGAAAGCCGCAAGGTTCTGGAACTGATCCTCGACGTGCGCAAGCGCGGCCTGCCGATCGTGCTGATCTCGCACAACATGCCGCATGTCTTCGAAGTCGCCGACCGCATTCATATCCATCGGCTTGGGAAACGTCTCTGCGTCATCAACCCGAAGGACTATACGATGTCGGATGCGGTCGCCTTCATGACGGGCGCCAAGGTGCCGCCGGAGGCGGCTGCCGCATGA
- a CDS encoding ABC transporter permease has translation MSSIQEFEKTLDQSDKSVASFEDQSLLRRIQHFLHSTPAAIPAIVLIVSIIVFGVLKGERFFTAGTLTLILQQIAVVGILGAAQTLVILTAGIDLSIGVIMVLSAVVMGNCAVTYGMPAPIAVAAGFVTGTLCGLLNGFLVSRMKLPPFIVTLGTWNIVMAVNFIYSANATIRRADIETSAPLLGLFGTSLKLGSAVITLGVIMMVITVIALWYALNHTAWGRHVYAVGDDPEAAELSGIRVNKVLLGVYGLAGAIAALAAWVSIGRNGSISPSWAVTDYNLQAITAAVIGGISLFGGRGSILGTLFGALIVGVVSMGLNMLGADPQWKVLLTGVLIITAVGVDQWIRKVAG, from the coding sequence ATGTCAAGCATCCAGGAATTTGAAAAAACGCTGGATCAGAGCGACAAGTCGGTCGCTTCATTCGAGGATCAGTCGCTTCTGCGGCGCATCCAGCATTTTCTGCATTCGACACCGGCCGCCATTCCGGCGATCGTGCTCATAGTTTCCATCATCGTGTTCGGTGTCCTGAAGGGTGAGCGGTTCTTTACTGCGGGAACCCTGACGCTGATCCTGCAGCAGATCGCCGTCGTCGGGATCCTTGGCGCGGCGCAGACACTGGTCATCCTGACCGCGGGCATTGATCTGTCGATCGGTGTCATTATGGTGCTTTCAGCGGTTGTGATGGGCAATTGCGCCGTGACCTACGGCATGCCGGCGCCGATTGCCGTGGCCGCCGGCTTCGTAACCGGAACGCTCTGCGGGTTGCTCAACGGCTTCCTTGTTTCCAGAATGAAATTACCGCCGTTCATCGTGACGCTTGGCACCTGGAACATCGTTATGGCCGTGAATTTCATCTATTCCGCCAATGCGACGATCCGCCGTGCCGATATCGAGACCTCGGCGCCACTGCTCGGCTTGTTCGGAACCAGCCTCAAGCTCGGTTCGGCCGTCATCACACTCGGCGTCATCATGATGGTCATCACGGTGATCGCCCTCTGGTATGCGCTGAACCACACGGCCTGGGGACGCCACGTCTATGCCGTCGGCGACGACCCGGAAGCAGCCGAACTCTCCGGTATCCGGGTGAACAAGGTGCTTCTCGGCGTCTATGGGCTTGCCGGCGCCATCGCAGCGCTCGCGGCCTGGGTCTCGATCGGCCGCAACGGTTCGATCTCGCCCTCCTGGGCGGTGACGGACTACAATCTTCAAGCCATTACGGCTGCAGTCATCGGCGGCATCTCGCTGTTCGGCGGGCGCGGCTCCATCCTCGGCACCCTGTTCGGCGCCCTTATCGTCGGTGTCGTGTCGATGGGACTTAATATGCTCGGGGCCGATCCCCAATGGAAAGTGCTGTTGACCGGTGTCCTCATCATCACGGCCGTCGGTGTCGACCAGTGGATCAGAAAGGTAGCAGGCTGA
- a CDS encoding glyoxalase superfamily protein, protein MRDFRDAKLMAKVLKQAFAERNTTISHSEALEIVADQFGCEQWNILSARIDVAGNPTKKPDSPVGILPPIPIFRIFDVDKAMEFYCGFLGFTLDWEHRFGDNFPLYCQVSREGMILHLSEHAGDASPGARVFVRIADAIGLQAELAAKDYRYMKPGVNKAPWGLEVAVTDPFSNRITFCQQQGENQTD, encoded by the coding sequence ATGCGCGATTTTCGCGATGCCAAGCTCATGGCAAAAGTGCTGAAACAGGCCTTTGCCGAGCGCAATACGACAATTTCCCACAGCGAAGCCCTTGAAATCGTTGCCGACCAGTTCGGCTGCGAACAGTGGAATATTCTCTCGGCCCGCATTGATGTGGCTGGGAACCCGACCAAAAAGCCGGATAGCCCGGTCGGCATCCTGCCGCCGATTCCGATCTTCCGCATCTTCGACGTCGACAAGGCGATGGAATTCTATTGCGGCTTTCTCGGCTTCACACTCGACTGGGAACACCGCTTCGGCGATAATTTCCCGCTCTATTGCCAGGTTTCCCGCGAGGGCATGATCCTGCATCTCAGCGAACATGCAGGCGACGCCAGCCCCGGCGCCCGTGTCTTCGTAAGGATTGCCGACGCCATTGGCTTGCAGGCGGAACTGGCTGCCAAGGATTATCGCTACATGAAGCCCGGCGTGAACAAGGCGCCTTGGGGTCTCGAGGTCGCCGTGACCGATCCGTTCAGCAACCGCATCACCTTCTGCCAGCAGCAGGGGGAAAACCAGACGGATTGA